The nucleotide window TACAGGATTTTGAATCTTGGCTAAAATTCTGTCTATGTATATAGGCTTAAATCTGTTGACGCCGTGAGATTCTATACCTCTTCTGTCTGATTCCAACAAAACGTCTGTGCAGATTTCGGCATCTTCTCTAGGTACGCCTACACCTACAAACGCATCTGTTACAAACTCTTGTGCGGTTTTCCAATCTAATACTACTTTGGGCATATTAATACTCCTATAATTTGATTTTGATTGTTTAATTATGTTATAATGTCGTTGATCAAAATTGTCAACATCGAGCGTTTTGATTGAATATTTCAATCATATATTGACAAAACTATATTGATTTTTTAATCAAATGATCATATGAGGAAAGTTTTATGCCCTTAGATGATAGAGAAGATGATATATTAAAATTGCTTTCATATAACGAAAGCACATCA belongs to Clostridia bacterium and includes:
- a CDS encoding Ldh family oxidoreductase gives rise to the protein MPKVVLDWKTAQEFVTDAFVGVGVPREDAEICTDVLLESDRRGIESHGVNRFKPIYIDRILAKIQNPV